The following proteins are co-located in the Lagenorhynchus albirostris chromosome 2, mLagAlb1.1, whole genome shotgun sequence genome:
- the PTP4A2 gene encoding protein tyrosine phosphatase type IVA 2 isoform X3 → MNRPAPVEISYENMRFLITHNPTNATLNKFTEELKKYGVTTLVRVCDATYDKAPVEKEGIHVLDWPFDDGAPPPNQIVDDWLNLLKTKFREEPGCCVAVHCVAGLGRAPVLVALALIECGMKYEDAVQFIRQ, encoded by the exons ATGAACCGTCCAGCCCCTGTGGAGATCTCCTATGAGAACATGCGTTTTCTGATAACCCACAACCCTACCAACGCTACCCTCAACAAGTTCACAGAG gaacTTAAGAAGTATGGAGTGACAACTTTGGTTCGAGTTTGTGATGCTACATATGATAAAGCACCAGttgaaaaagaaggaatccaCGTTCTA GATTGGCCTTTTGACGATGGAGCGCCACCCCCTAATCAGATAGTTGACGATTGGCTAAACCTACTAAAAACCAAATTTCGTGAAGAGCCAGGTTGCTGTGTTGCAGTGCATTGTGTTGCAGGACTGGGAAG GGCACCTGTGCTGGTCGCACTTGCTTTGATTGAATGTGGAATGAAGTACGAAGATGCAGTTCAGTTTATAAGACA
- the PTP4A2 gene encoding protein tyrosine phosphatase type IVA 2 isoform X1 — MNRPAPVEISYENMRFLITHNPTNATLNKFTEELKKYGVTTLVRVCDATYDKAPVEKEGIHVLDWPFDDGAPPPNQIVDDWLNLLKTKFREEPGCCVAVHCVAGLGRAPVLVALALIECGMKYEDAVQFIRQKRRGAFNSKQLLYLEKYRPKMRLRFRDTNGHCCVQ; from the exons ATGAACCGTCCAGCCCCTGTGGAGATCTCCTATGAGAACATGCGTTTTCTGATAACCCACAACCCTACCAACGCTACCCTCAACAAGTTCACAGAG gaacTTAAGAAGTATGGAGTGACAACTTTGGTTCGAGTTTGTGATGCTACATATGATAAAGCACCAGttgaaaaagaaggaatccaCGTTCTA GATTGGCCTTTTGACGATGGAGCGCCACCCCCTAATCAGATAGTTGACGATTGGCTAAACCTACTAAAAACCAAATTTCGTGAAGAGCCAGGTTGCTGTGTTGCAGTGCATTGTGTTGCAGGACTGGGAAG GGCACCTGTGCTGGTCGCACTTGCTTTGATTGAATGTGGAATGAAGTACGAAGATGCAGTTCAGTTTATAAGACA aaaaagaagggGAGCATTCAATTCCAAACAGCTGCTTTACCTGGAGAAATACCGACCTAAGATGCGATTACGCTTCAGAGATACCAATGGGCATTGCTGCGTTCAGTAG